The Cynocephalus volans isolate mCynVol1 chromosome 5, mCynVol1.pri, whole genome shotgun sequence genomic sequence CTGAATCTGAAGAAAGAGGGGCTTCGGGTAGTGAGGGAGGATCACAACTCTACTTGGGAACAGGGATTCAAGCTGCAAGGAGACAGGAAAAGCCTTCGACAGGAGCCGTTGTGCAAACAATTCAGGCAGTTGCGCTATGAAGAGACTGCAGGACCTCGAGAAGCACTGAGCCAGCTCCGGGAGCTCTGCCGACAGTGGCTGCAGCCTGAGACCCAGACCAAGGAGCAGATCCTGGAGCTGCTGGTGCTGGAGCAATTCCTATCCATCCTGCCTGAGGTGCTCCAGGCTTGGGTGCGGGAGCATCACCCAGAGAGCGGGGAGAACATGGTGGTTGTACTGGAGGATTTGCAGCTGGAGCTTGGAGAAACAGGACAACAGGTGGTAAGGGTCAGCTGTGCTCTTTTTCAGGAAAGCAGGAATTGAGATAGGTGGACATGAGCTCACCAGTGGGAGGAGAACTGCTAAGCTTAGGTTCAGTTTCTGCCCAGTCTGTTCATTTCTGTAGGTTTTACCTCAACTTTACCTGTCTCCTGCCAAGAGGAAGCTGAGTATGCTCCAGATTCCCACCCCCTTTTCTTTGCTCCTCTGgggtttctcttttttctaacaTTGAAGTGTTTTTCTGAACAGAAGTTTCCTAAACTCGTGTGTATTTATCCCTACATGTACCTAATTGTCCCTAGGACCCAGGccaggcaaagaaacaaaaactgcttGAGGAGGAGACAGCCCCTCTGAAAGTAGTGCAGGAGCAGCAGGCCCAGCCCGAGTATGAAGTTCCAGAGCCTGAGAAAGAGAAGGGTAAGAACTGGATTGCATCTTCTTGCATATGAGATGGGGTGGACTGTGCAGTTCTCTCTGAGGCCCTGCTCAGCAcctttagtgttttcttttttgtttttgttttgagttagctttactgaggtatgaatttcatacaataaaatttactctttGTAAGTGTACAGGCCAAGAAGTTTACACAAACATGAAATAATTACGGTCATCTAATCagcaccacaatcaagatataaaagGTTTCCATTTTCCCAAACATTTTAGTTAACAAAACACCAAGGAAAGGGTACTAGGGAGTCTGACCCTTCACCTTGCTCTTCTTTCCCTTACTTAGGGGTAAATAAAAGAAGTAATGCTAGTTTCTCACCTAAGGCAAAGAATCCCAGTCACATGCTTCATGACTCATTTTTTCTTATCTCcttcaaataattgtaaatgGCTACTATGGCTActgtcttttatttctaaatgtcacctgaattttttttgttgttgttctactATATTTTCTTTGTCACTGAAATCCCCCTTTCTAATTTCTGtttcatacatttttcttttcttctttctggtcttATAcaatttctgcttctctctctctctctctctctctcttttttttttttttgccttagtGTTATCTTGGTAATGGAAGCATTGAAGTTAAGTTACCTCCTGCTCAATCTCCATCATTTAAGCACcatatttattaatgtttctTCCCTCCTTAAAACTCTTCAGTGAGCTGGGTAatgttattctttcttctcttcttgatgtttgaaaaaattcataataaaaagtaaaacataaaaattagaaaaaatctcTACCTTTGGTGACTCCCAGTTAGCCATTAACAAAGGCCTCACATGGCATGTTGTGGGATATGCTTACCTCTCAGCCTCATGTTCACTAACACAACCAACTTGTCCCAATTTTCTTGAGACTTTTCTGACCATTCCACATCCTGGTAATTCCCTCAGTCCTAGACAAATTGGTACAGTCGGTCACCCTATGTCCCATCTCCTCACACTGTGTGTTCCCACCTTGCCGAGCTgcatttcattttccatttgcTCCTTGCTGTTTCTCTCTTCTGAGCCTCTTCTGCCTCGTTCCTTCTATCTGGAACATATTTTCGTACTCTCCCTAACTAACTCCTGTTCATCCTTCAGGACCTGTATTAGATATCACTTCCTCTATCCTTCCCTAAGTTGTCCAAGTCTGAGTTAGTTTCCCCGTCTGTGCTCCTAGAGCTCCAAGATATCTCCTGGCACAGAACTGTTAGTATATTGTAGTTTCTGCTTCACTTGTCTTTTTTGCTGGCAGACTAAAAGGGCAGGGGCTGTGTTTTGTTTCCTGAGTCTGCTGCAGTCCCTGGGCTTgagtagacactcagtaaatgtctTATTTGGTGAATGGCTGATTTTATATCTAAAGCCATCCTTTACctactgttgctttgtgttgctctgcctcccatggatttgtcaccccacttcccctgggtgacggagatgcaaaagattattcaaagcccatctcttctgagcagtgagaagccccaaagtggtaaCTTCCCTAggaccctccagcgagaggcaaCCCTTTTGGGAAATGAACCcaaaattggggttctcttcctgcatttattttccagaccaggaagttacaggaagagaacataggtgggattatagtttaacaatataggctggtaactttcagtgacacaagccagatgacattccagtagacaattaagtgatcttatcaacaacagcttgatcttagcaaacattccttcttacagcaatttctcagtatctttacataacaatcagtaactagtctgtccttgagccagcaatcttgctgtgctacaaatctttatcttacaccagagacttatagcctgaggaagatttccagtcctccacaaggtcaatatttgaaactgcaagactttggaaaaccaggccctgtgaagtacatttgctttttagtatattccacaacctACTATGTGCTTTCTTGTTCAGTTTCCGAGTCTGTTTCAAAGATCTTCTTCTGGGAGGCTTCTGAGTAAAGTACCTGAAGAAAAGGGGCCTATCTGTCCTGAATAGTCTTGCAGAAACGAACTTAGCCATGTACTCCATGATGGGTATATATTTTAAGTACAGAAAGTgaatgtagggccggcccgtggctcactcggtagagtgcggtgctgataacaccaaggccccgggttcggatcccatatacggatggccggttcgctcactggctgagcgtggtgctgacgacagaAAGTGAATGTAATGACAGTAGATTCTCGAAAATGTTTTTTACCCTTTGTatcttgttattttatatttaaatttcacgttgttttctgttttcaaccTTTCTCCCTCTTGGTTGTATACGTTGTTATATCGTTACTGGAAAAGAACATCCTGTTCCCTTCCCTTAATCTCTCACTCCCTCCTCTCATGTAGGCTACTTCAGTCTGACTCCCCACTTGCAGAGGGCCTCTACACACAGTACCTTATGTACATTACATAATCTCTCTACTCTCCACATGTGACTTTACTTTCTTTGATGGCTCTTTACTAATCTCTTCATTTTCATGTTTACTTTTGGATCTCatcccctctttcttttttaattatctgCTGCCTCTATTGTGCTCACACCGATTAACCCTCATTTGTTTGTTATTGGTGGTGCTTAGGGTcttcttcttctgttttctctatcTGCCTCCCCTTTTACTCTCTCATTCTGACTTTATATTACCGTTCATGCTCCTGGTCTTAAAAAAGTTACCCCATCTGCCCATCCTTCTCACCCTTCTACCTAGGTGTCTGAGCTTAggtttttcttcatcttcatttAATTTCACCTTTGGGACACAggccatttattcaacaaacatttgtttggTGTCTGTTACATACCAGGTACTCTCCTAGAGAAAACAAAGTTGGCTCTGCATTACTCACAGTCTCTTGAAGGGGAGAGGAATACAGACGTATGAACAAATTATTGCAGCACTGAGATATAAAAGCTCTGTTGAACCACACAGGAAAGTAGTTACTGCTGTCCAAGGAGATCAGGAAAGGCCAAGGCATTTTTGTGAACTTCATGTTACCCTCAAGGTGTTATGGTCCAAATTACCTTTCTAAGATTACACAGGAAGTCCGTAATAAAATTAGCACCACATcggcatttctttatttttagttaaagtGCTATTCCTTTCTTATTGGCTCTAAGGTTCTCAACTGAcctagcttttttatttttcatgtgtcaaataatttccaaaaatatatGGCCATGCcctttaagacagttgttttgCTGCTTGCTAGCTTCTCTGTGTGTGCTGTTAAATTTTATCACATGATAaaatttaaaccatttaaaataagTCACCTTCCACCACAATCCCCCAACCTTCCCTAAAGGCAGTCACTGTTAACAATTTCTCAtgtatcattatatatatattttatacaaacaTAAGTATCCACATTTTTACTTTGCACACATGgcttgatttaaatttttttctcctggttGCAGATTCCTTTCCCCAGGCATCAAAAAGCAAGTAATTGATGgtttatatttaatgtttcagATGAGGAGACAAGGATTGAGAATGGGAAGCTTGTTGTAGTGACAGACTCTTGTGGAAGCATGGAATCATCTGGTAAAATGTCTGAACCCAAAGAGGCTCATTATGAGGACGCTACCTTGGAAAGGCAGCAGGCCAAGCCCAAGGAGAAGACTGGCTATAAATGCTCAGAATGTGGGGAGGGATTCATCCAGCACTCAGACATGATTGAACATGAGAGTGCACACACAGGAGCAAAGCGTCGTGAATCTGAAGTGTGTCAGAGTTCTAGTCTTACTGGACATCAGAAAATCCTCTCTAGAGAGAAAGTTCATCAGTGTCTtgagtgtggaaaagcctttcaGAGAAGTTCACACCTTGTCAGACATCAGAAAATTCATCTTGGCGAGAAGCCTTATCAGTGCAAGGAGTGTGGAAAAGTCTTTAGCCAGAATGCAGGTCTTTTGGAACATCTCAGAatccatactggagagaaaccttatctGTGTATCCATTGTGGAAAGAACTTTAGGCGTAGCTCTCACCTTAATCGACACCAGAGAATTCACAGTCAGGAGGAGCCCTGTGAGTGCAAGGAGTGTGGCAAAACCTTTAGTCAGGCCCTATTCCTCACCCATCACCAGAGGATCCA encodes the following:
- the ZSCAN26 gene encoding zinc finger and SCAN domain-containing protein 26 isoform X2, producing the protein MATALGFKLQGDRKSLRQEPLCKQFRQLRYEETAGPREALSQLRELCRQWLQPETQTKEQILELLVLEQFLSILPEVLQAWVREHHPESGENMVVVLEDLQLELGETGQQVDPGQAKKQKLLEEETAPLKVVQEQQAQPEYEVPEPEKEKDEETRIENGKLVVVTDSCGSMESSGKMSEPKEAHYEDATLERQQAKPKEKTGYKCSECGEGFIQHSDMIEHESAHTGAKRRESEVCQSSSLTGHQKILSREKVHQCLECGKAFQRSSHLVRHQKIHLGEKPYQCKECGKVFSQNAGLLEHLRIHTGEKPYLCIHCGKNFRRSSHLNRHQRIHSQEEPCECKECGKTFSQALFLTHHQRIHSHSKSHQCNECGKAFSLTSDLIRHHRIHTGEKPFKCNICQKAFRLNSHLAQHVRIHNEEKPYECNECGEAFRQRSGLFQHQRYHHKDKLA
- the ZSCAN26 gene encoding zinc finger and SCAN domain-containing protein 26 isoform X1, translated to MATALVSAHSLAPLNLKKEGLRVVREDHNSTWEQGFKLQGDRKSLRQEPLCKQFRQLRYEETAGPREALSQLRELCRQWLQPETQTKEQILELLVLEQFLSILPEVLQAWVREHHPESGENMVVVLEDLQLELGETGQQVDPGQAKKQKLLEEETAPLKVVQEQQAQPEYEVPEPEKEKDEETRIENGKLVVVTDSCGSMESSGKMSEPKEAHYEDATLERQQAKPKEKTGYKCSECGEGFIQHSDMIEHESAHTGAKRRESEVCQSSSLTGHQKILSREKVHQCLECGKAFQRSSHLVRHQKIHLGEKPYQCKECGKVFSQNAGLLEHLRIHTGEKPYLCIHCGKNFRRSSHLNRHQRIHSQEEPCECKECGKTFSQALFLTHHQRIHSHSKSHQCNECGKAFSLTSDLIRHHRIHTGEKPFKCNICQKAFRLNSHLAQHVRIHNEEKPYECNECGEAFRQRSGLFQHQRYHHKDKLA